The DNA region GTATCTCTTGCAAATTTATAGGCATTTTCGTTTGTTGTGAAAAAGTTGGTTTAATCTATTCACGCTTGCTTCAAGTTGCCAAACCCATTTATAGCTGATTTCCCCTGTAAACGTTATAACTGTGTGGTCCTTGATTACCTCACTACTAAATCATGTGATGGGTGTACTTTGAAATGAGTGATCGGACTTGGGGATGGTTAAGGTGCTAATCAATTTTTGCCTTCCCCTCCTAATATTTTTTGCAATGCTGCTCACTCAAGAATAGGAATGTTATGGTTTTTAAGTCCAATAATGATTTTTCTGCTTTTCCCCAATTTTGCCAGACATCTACTTTTGCATTTAATTTATGCAACAGGATTCAAATACTGTTTCGTTGAAGATTGTTATTCCATATTTACTTAAAATGCCTCTATTGTCTTTTTTCTAGGTCCCTGAAActtcatctcttcaaatttGTGACATGAATGTCACTTGTTATCCTTGGTCGGTGGCAGGGTCATTTCTGATTGCATTAAGATTTTCTATTTCATGCTTTATAAGAATTTAAGCGTGATTAGATCCTTTTATCAATCCCGGGAGGCCATTAGTGTACTCATTTCTGTTCATAGGCTCCCTCATTCAGGAATCTTCAGCACTATGAGAGAAGTTAATATAAAAGGTGCTTCTAGTTTGTCTAGTGTTGTATCTGATGGAAAATCTGAAATCCCACAAACTGTATCTGTTAGTCAGCATACGGGAAAGTCACCCTTAAATGTACAATCCACCCCTGAAATCGAAAAGAGGtatgtgcatcatgtttatgaTGCTATTGCTCCCCATTTCAGTTCAACCCGGTTTGCAAAGTGGCCAAAAGTGGCCACCTTTTTATCATCCTTGCCTTCAGGATCCCTCATTCTCGATGCAGGATGTGGTAATGGTAAATACTTGGGTCTGAATCCTGATTGCTTTTTCATAGGAAATGATATAAGTGCTCCCCTTATCAAAATTTGTGCGGATAGAGGGCATGAGGTTCTGGTTGCAGATGCATTAAATCTTCCATACAGAACTAATTTTGGTGATGCAACAATCTCTATTGCTGTATTACATCATCTAAGTACAGAGACTAGGAGAAAAAAAGCAATTGAAGAATTAGTTAGAGTTGTCAAAAAGGGGGGCCTGGTTCTTATAACCGTTTGGGCTGCAGAACAAGAGGATAGATCATTGGTTGCCAAATGGACTCCACTTACAGAAAAGTATGCTGAAGAGTGGATAGGACCAGGTAGTCCTCATGCTCGTAGCCCTTCGTCCTTATTGTTACAAAGCATCCCTGAAAGTGAGGAGAATGGTTCAGGAGAGAATGTGAAAGATTCCAAGGAGTGTTCAATGGAGAAGATGCATGAAATCATTCATCTTGCATCTCAAAGTAACAATGATTCAGTTACCTTTAAACATGAAAAGAATACCAACAGTCAACAGGAGTATTTTGTTCCTTGGCACCTACCCTATCATCGTGCTGAAGTAAGTGGTGTTTCTGCTTCTGCTGTTGCAAATGGTCTGGCTAAGAAAGATGATAAGAAGGGTGCTGTAGTCTACAACAGATATTATCATGTTTTCAGTGAAGGCGAGCTTGAAAGGTggcttattactttcttttatCTGTTTTCATTGGGACTTGAACTTCTTTTTTAAACATTagtcatttttcatataaatacttGATATGTGTGATTTTCCATCAATTGATTATGAATCACTTAAAAAGGGATTTCTGGCCTATTGTCTCCTCTTGCTCGAATTGTCTCATATGTTGCTAGGCGGTATAGAATGTGTCCACTGGGACTTGATTTTGATGTATAATATAGATCCCTGATCACAATGTATTGTCTGCTCCATACTTATAGATTTAACATATCGCAAGAATATATTGGGATAACACTGACATACTCCCACACACATGTATAAAAGAGATTTTAGTGATGGATTCAGTTTTACTATGCTTAGTTAGTACTCATCAGCCGATTTTATGAACTGGTCTTTGTGTGTGGGAGATTAAGATGCATTTTATATGATTAGGAATGTGTGGCTGAAATTCAGATTTCCATAATCACATAACATGAATGCTTATGTCCATGCAACTTTGTTCCATTAAGACTATTTACTGCGCAGGGAGGGGCCAAATTGTGCTAACTGAAAGTCCTAACATGAGAAGAGTCCCTTTGTTATCAGTGTTGAAGAAACTTTAAAACTTAAACAAATCCTAGGAAGTTCCAGTTAACATTTGGTGTTCTTAACTATTTTGCAGTGTGCAACAGGACATAATCCACCATTGTTTTCCCCGGCTTTTTTTAGTGCTATTCTGAGATTTATGGATAGAATGTATTAACTATTTTgcttttatatgattttataatcTCATTTTACTATTCCCCATCTTCGTCGCTGCCTTGACAtgcttttgtttgaatgattgatgatattttcttcCTTCTCGTTTGATGTACCTTTCTGCAGGTTAGTATCTGGTATGGACAATGTAGTCATCGTTGATCGGTTTTATGACAAATCAAACTGGTGTatcattcttgagaaaattctATGACAAATCAAACTTGATATCTTGCTGAGAAAAATGGAATTATATATGTGAAACGGTTGATCTTTTCTGCAAGGGGATGGgctgctttgcaaaattttgggcCTCACAAGTTGACCCATGTGCACCAACCACAGGAAATTAGTGGTTATGATGCTCGAATGACTGTTTCTTTCATCTGTGGTGAAGGCTTGGTTCCATTTTGGAGTTGGGGAAACACCTAAAGTCTTGTATATGTGATTTGTAGTCGagggtttgtttttgtttgttgtttctactttttgctttttgtttttgacACAGAGAGCACCCTGGACTGGAGGTTATTAAGCATTGGTACTCAAAGGGATGTATATCATGTATTTTACCATTACATGGGGAGTTTGGGTAATTCAATGTATTTTAACCATGCATTGTTTAAGCTAGGGATGTTTTTAAAGGTGCTGCTATATATGAGGcctagaaagaaagaaagaaaaagtaataagatgctgctatatatatatatatatatatatgcatatgtagTAGTAATCAACCACTGGATCAAATCTCTCTTCCTTTGTCGAGACATTCATTGAATATCAATAAGctaatttttgttaaattaattgagttattctacttattatccatacaccacatatttgttcaaggaaaaatgaaaaaaaaaaaattaaaataggtgTGGTGTGTGAGGAcgataagtagaattattcacTTTTAAAAACCTCAAGATTTTTCCAATCTCTAAACCTAGTttaagagcattagcattggTTTAAGTAGACATGAGAGTTTTAGATAAAGTTTGGTTGATGTGTCATTTTTTAGGTTTAACTACCATTTAAAACTTGAGTCCCACATTATCAATTATCTTAGtcactataataataatatattttctttttgtaatatactttttaatacatattttttatatatatttttaaaatactttcttatTTTTAGCTTTATAATTTCCAACAACGTATAcactaaaatacataaaaacacGTCCATCAACCTAAATTAACTTCTTTTCCAAACACAACGCATCAACATTAAGTATAAAATCAACTTCAAGCTTGGTGCAAAAGTATGAAGGCAAGAATCAACTACTTCCAACTAAGCAAGAAACATGTTTTGTAGGACTTGTGCTGCTATTTTATCCTGAAGCATAGAAGGAAACTTCAAAACATGCAATTATAATAGGCCAACATTTTGTGCAATACCGATATCAATGCTGAAAACATCAACTAAGAGACATGTTTAGAAACTTGAAACGTTTACAATAATGTAGCTGTTTGCCAACCCAATTTCAGTTGGAAATTGATAAAGGACTCACTCGTAGGAACAATAATACGGCCTAACAGGTCTGTATCGTCGTAATTGAGCAGTAACGATGATGGAACTATCCAACTTCCAACCCATTACCCTTCTCAAGTAATAACTATTCCATTAATCGTAAGTAAGCTCGAGAGTTTGGATGTGTCGTGACGCTCTTATCTAATCTTTTAAAGTGGCCCCAGTTCCCAATACCCAAGATTAATGTGGCTTAGTACACGGCGGAAAACAATTGGAACACGTATTAGTAGATATAATCCATATGGTTTGTTTTTGTCTgtcatttaatatataatatcatatattattcatctattagtcaaaataataataaaatattattttttaataataatatatttttataattttttttttatattttataattatactaactatatgtaaattaataacttgatttttattaataattaataatttgttgGGACTTGGGAGTAGATACACGAGGGAAATGAAATTGGAGCAGTTGGAGGGAgcaatatttgaaataaaataattatttgcctATGAAGAAGATAATGCCTAATAAGGCTAGCTAATATCACTTTCCCTTTAGATTTATTGTAACTGAATGGTTCAACTTCTCCTCTTAACCAGTCTAATGTAACAGTTTTAAGGGAAAATGAGGCATATTTTTGGATTGATTGGCACTAAGCCAATGTCAGTGCTCTTAAAGTGGTAACTGATGCCAGTGTCGTGGAGTTTAGTATAATTTCTGGTTgagaaatcatatatataaatcttgaATGCATAAAttttctttcaacttttttttaaaaaatggatcTTATCATagaaaatgtgaaaattttatttttactcaatAGAATTCATATTTTTACACCACTAAGGTGGTAGTCCAGTTGGTAT from Carya illinoinensis cultivar Pawnee chromosome 6, C.illinoinensisPawnee_v1, whole genome shotgun sequence includes:
- the LOC122313590 gene encoding tRNA (carboxymethyluridine(34)-5-O)-methyltransferase-like — protein: MLYKNLSVIRSFYQSREAISVLISVHRLPHSGIFSTMREVNIKGASSLSSVVSDGKSEIPQTVSVSQHTGKSPLNVQSTPEIEKRYVHHVYDAIAPHFSSTRFAKWPKVATFLSSLPSGSLILDAGCGNGKYLGLNPDCFFIGNDISAPLIKICADRGHEVLVADALNLPYRTNFGDATISIAVLHHLSTETRRKKAIEELVRVVKKGGLVLITVWAAEQEDRSLVAKWTPLTEKYAEEWIGPGSPHARSPSSLLLQSIPESEENGSGENVKDSKECSMEKMHEIIHLASQSNNDSVTFKHEKNTNSQQEYFVPWHLPYHRAEVSGVSASAVANGLAKKDDKKGAVVYNRYYHVFSEGELERLVSGMDNVVIVDRFYDKSNWCIILEKIL